From Blastochloris viridis, one genomic window encodes:
- a CDS encoding ABC transporter ATP-binding protein: protein MSSETAICVRDMRKVFDITRSRSLTLRDVVSVLAKIAGFNVSSARNGRVKGVTGQPVTALEAIDLEIRRGSVVFLTGPSRSGKSTLLRILAGATLPTSGRVVIFGRIAALLGRRENLDRGSVNEVIRQQFALDAARRQTRGENCAQWIIDFAELSGFEHAAADKLSSGMQLRLNFALALHGSPDIVLIDDLLGVGDIAFQRKCIKRLRELRDLGSTMVIASEDSALIGALATRVLVMDGGRIVADLPPDQFGVTAADGPPLQWNVRQMSLGNGVVTVEDVGVVDRGEAGAPDLEFQMTCVIEAPQRFRPLIDIVKGGATLMRLLSPRFEDATEGRYRCEVSLPCRHLAGGDYWIEPAVVSHVEDEVFVLKMPSAVRLQVNNAAANSDAPLVASLVWDAEIVEPETTA, encoded by the coding sequence ATGAGTTCCGAAACCGCGATCTGCGTCCGTGATATGAGAAAGGTCTTCGATATCACGCGAAGCCGTTCCTTGACCTTGCGTGATGTGGTGTCGGTTCTGGCGAAAATTGCCGGATTCAACGTCTCTTCTGCGCGCAACGGTCGGGTGAAGGGCGTGACAGGTCAACCGGTCACGGCGCTGGAGGCCATCGATCTTGAAATCCGGCGCGGCAGCGTCGTCTTTCTCACCGGGCCATCGCGCTCCGGAAAAAGCACCCTGCTGCGCATCCTGGCCGGCGCCACGTTACCGACCAGCGGGCGCGTGGTGATTTTCGGCCGGATTGCCGCGCTTCTGGGGCGACGCGAAAATCTCGATCGAGGATCGGTGAACGAGGTTATCCGGCAGCAGTTCGCGTTGGACGCCGCGCGGCGGCAAACCAGGGGGGAGAACTGCGCGCAATGGATCATCGACTTCGCCGAGTTATCCGGGTTCGAACATGCCGCGGCCGATAAGCTATCGTCCGGCATGCAACTGCGGCTAAATTTCGCGTTGGCGCTGCATGGATCCCCGGACATCGTGCTGATCGACGATCTGCTGGGCGTCGGCGATATTGCCTTTCAGCGGAAGTGCATCAAACGGCTGCGCGAATTGCGCGACCTTGGCAGCACGATGGTGATCGCATCCGAAGACAGCGCGCTGATCGGCGCGCTCGCCACGCGCGTGCTGGTGATGGACGGCGGGCGCATCGTCGCCGATCTGCCGCCCGACCAGTTCGGCGTGACCGCAGCAGATGGCCCGCCGCTGCAGTGGAACGTTCGCCAGATGTCACTTGGCAACGGTGTTGTCACGGTCGAGGACGTCGGCGTCGTCGACCGCGGCGAAGCGGGAGCGCCGGACCTCGAATTTCAGATGACATGCGTGATCGAAGCTCCCCAGCGGTTTCGGCCCCTCATCGACATTGTCAAAGGCGGTGCGACCCTCATGCGCCTGTTGTCGCCCCGTTTCGAAGATGCGACCGAAGGCCGATACCGCTGCGAGGTCAGTCTTCCTTGCCGACACCTCGCCGGTGGCGATTATTGGATCGAACCGGCGGTGGTCTCGCACGTCGAAGATGAGGTTTTCGTCCTCAAGATGCCGAGCGCGGTTCGTTTGCAGGTCAACAACGCGGCCGCGAACAGCGATGCTCCGCTCGTTGCCTCGCTGGTTTGGGACGCCGAAATCGTTGAGCCGGAGACGACAGCGTGA